A region from the Campylobacter subantarcticus LMG 24377 genome encodes:
- the gatC gene encoding Asp-tRNA(Asn)/Glu-tRNA(Gln) amidotransferase subunit GatC: MQIDDKLLTKLEKLSALKIADDKRQELEEQLSQIVNFVEKLDELKLDDVEAMTSTTNTAIPFRLDESRKSDVIDMVSKYAPNSQDGFFIVPKIIE; this comes from the coding sequence ATGCAAATTGATGATAAATTATTGACTAAACTTGAAAAGCTAAGTGCTTTAAAAATTGCCGATGATAAAAGACAAGAATTGGAAGAACAATTAAGTCAGATTGTTAATTTTGTGGAAAAATTAGATGAGCTAAAGCTTGATGATGTGGAAGCTATGACTAGCACTACAAATACTGCAATACCATTTAGACTAGATGAAAGTAGAAAATCTGATGTGATTGATATGGTTAGTAAGTATGCTCCAAATTCTCAAGATGGATTTTTTATAGTCCCTAAGATAATTGAATAA
- a CDS encoding type III pantothenate kinase has protein sequence MLLCDIGNTTASFLNEQKFYSMSIEQFLQYEPAQKVFYINVNPNLEQRLEQNPLFINLAPCFNFDTIYENLGVDRVAACYTIEDGVVVDAGSAITVDIISNSIHLGGFILPGVESYKKSFSSISSRLKYELNTQINFDAFPQRTVDALSYGVFKSIYLLIKDSAYGKKLYFTGGDGQFLANFFDYAIYDKFLIFRGMKKAVCENFIL, from the coding sequence ATGCTTTTATGTGATATTGGCAATACAACCGCTAGTTTTCTAAATGAGCAAAAATTTTATTCTATGAGTATTGAGCAGTTTTTACAATACGAACCTGCACAAAAAGTATTTTATATCAATGTTAATCCGAATTTAGAGCAAAGATTAGAACAAAATCCTTTATTTATCAATCTTGCTCCATGTTTTAATTTTGATACTATTTATGAAAATTTAGGGGTTGATAGAGTAGCAGCATGCTATACTATAGAAGATGGTGTTGTGGTTGATGCGGGTTCTGCAATAACTGTAGATATTATTTCTAATTCTATTCATCTTGGAGGTTTTATACTCCCAGGTGTTGAAAGCTACAAAAAATCTTTTTCTAGTATTTCATCGCGCTTAAAATACGAGCTAAATACACAAATTAACTTTGATGCTTTTCCTCAAAGAACTGTTGATGCTTTGAGCTATGGAGTTTTTAAAAGCATATATTTACTTATAAAAGATAGTGCATATGGTAAAAAATTATATTTTACAGGCGGTGATGGACAATTTCTTGCAAATTTTTTCGACTACGCAATTTATGATAAATTTTTAATTTTTAGAGGTATGAAAAAAGCTGTTTGTGAAAATTTTATACTTTAA
- the pyk gene encoding pyruvate kinase has product MLKKTKIVATIGPASENETTIRQMIINGVNVFRLNFSHGTHEYHSQNLATIRKVATELNTRIGILQDISGPKIRILKIPEAFELKNGDRLDFYKDTFEGEKLSNEHYKVCINHPEILSMLKAGEYIYLCDGSIKTKVIQVEKDFIQTQVENSGVLSSNKGINFPNTKINIDVITQKDKDDLAWGIKNDVDFLAISFVQNAHDIDEVKKILGENNAKIAIFAKIEKFDAVENIDEIINCSDGIMVARGDLGIEVPYYRVPNIQKLIIKKANEANKPVITATQMLFSLAKSKTATRAEISDVANAVLDGTDAVMLSEESAVGIDPANAVDIMTQTIIETEKNYPYEKFEAFKCFNETDIIAKSSTQLATDLNANAIFTITSSGASAIKTARYRPKMDIIAITHSKKALNFLSIVWGVQPAILIEKHENLTELLSNSVKLGVEKGLMQKDGVYTLTAGFPVGVAGSTNLIRILQKDQIEYYLSLAK; this is encoded by the coding sequence ATGTTAAAAAAAACAAAAATAGTTGCAACGATTGGACCAGCAAGCGAAAACGAAACTACAATAAGACAAATGATTATTAATGGGGTGAATGTTTTTCGTTTAAACTTTTCACACGGAACCCATGAGTATCATAGTCAAAACCTAGCTACTATTAGAAAAGTAGCGACTGAACTTAATACAAGAATTGGAATTTTGCAAGATATTAGTGGACCAAAAATTAGAATCTTAAAAATTCCAGAAGCATTTGAGTTAAAAAATGGAGATAGGTTAGACTTTTACAAAGATACTTTTGAAGGAGAAAAACTTTCTAATGAACACTATAAAGTCTGTATTAATCATCCTGAAATTCTTTCTATGCTAAAGGCTGGAGAATACATCTATCTTTGCGATGGCTCCATTAAAACTAAAGTTATACAAGTAGAAAAAGATTTTATCCAAACCCAAGTGGAAAATAGCGGTGTGCTTAGTTCGAATAAGGGAATTAATTTTCCTAATACGAAAATTAATATCGATGTTATCACCCAAAAAGATAAAGATGATCTTGCATGGGGTATTAAAAACGATGTTGATTTTTTAGCCATCTCTTTTGTACAAAATGCTCATGATATTGATGAAGTTAAAAAAATACTTGGTGAAAATAATGCTAAAATTGCTATTTTTGCAAAAATAGAAAAATTTGATGCTGTTGAAAATATCGATGAAATCATAAATTGCAGCGATGGCATAATGGTAGCAAGAGGAGATTTAGGTATTGAAGTGCCTTATTATAGAGTGCCAAATATACAAAAACTCATCATTAAAAAAGCCAATGAAGCTAACAAGCCTGTCATCACTGCTACTCAAATGCTTTTTTCTCTTGCAAAATCAAAAACCGCCACAAGAGCTGAAATTTCAGATGTTGCTAATGCTGTGCTTGATGGCACCGATGCAGTTATGCTTAGTGAAGAAAGTGCAGTGGGGATTGATCCGGCAAATGCAGTTGATATTATGACTCAAACTATCATTGAGACAGAAAAAAACTATCCTTATGAAAAATTTGAAGCCTTTAAATGTTTTAACGAAACTGATATCATTGCTAAATCAAGCACGCAACTAGCTACTGATTTAAATGCAAATGCAATTTTTACCATCACAAGTAGCGGTGCTTCCGCAATTAAAACAGCAAGATATCGTCCAAAAATGGATATCATAGCTATTACTCATTCCAAAAAAGCTTTAAATTTTTTAAGTATAGTCTGGGGAGTTCAACCTGCTATATTGATAGAAAAACATGAAAATTTAACAGAGCTTTTAAGTAATTCTGTAAAACTTGGAGTTGAAAAAGGTCTTATGCAAAAAGATGGGGTTTACACTCTTACAGCAGGATTTCCAGTAGGTGT
- a CDS encoding Fur family transcriptional regulator: protein MQIENIEYDVLLERFKKTLKDNGLKYTKQREVLLKTLYNSDMHYTPESLYVEIKQKNPELNVGIATVYRTLNLLEESGMATSISFGASGKKFELANKPHHDHLICKSCGEIVEFENSIIEQQQMLIAKEYNFKLTGHLMQLYGLCPQCSKK from the coding sequence ATGCAAATTGAAAATATAGAATATGATGTTTTACTTGAGCGTTTTAAAAAAACACTTAAAGATAATGGTCTAAAATACACTAAGCAAAGAGAAGTGCTTTTGAAAACTTTATATAATAGTGATATGCATTATACTCCAGAAAGTCTATATGTAGAAATAAAGCAAAAAAATCCCGAATTAAATGTAGGCATTGCAACAGTTTATAGAACTTTAAATTTATTAGAAGAATCAGGTATGGCTACTTCTATATCTTTTGGTGCTTCAGGGAAGAAATTTGAACTTGCAAATAAGCCTCATCATGATCATTTAATTTGTAAAAGTTGTGGAGAGATTGTAGAATTTGAAAATTCTATTATTGAGCAACAACAAATGTTAATCGCAAAAGAATATAATTTTAAATTAACAGGACATTTGATGCAACTTTATGGTTTATGTCCACAATGTAGTAAAAAATAA
- the lysS gene encoding lysine--tRNA ligase yields MFDNILEQQKIQKAQELKELGINPYPHFLKKEMSISGYKAKFAYIKDIENQRDENAHGILAGRLKLLRIAGKSVFANIEDEQDNLQIYFNQNILGEEYFAVLKKYLEVGDIVLVKGFPFMTKTGEFSLHVEQIQIATKAIVPLPEKYHGLTDIEQRYRKRYLDMIMNSVVRKDFILRSKIVSYIRSFFDNKGFLEVETPMMHPIAGGANAKPFVTYHNALGVERFLRIAPELYLKRLIVGGFEAVYEINRCFRNEGMDLTHNPEFTTIEFYWAYHNYHDLMDLTEELFAMLLDKLNLDKKLEFDEKIIDFSKPFERITYKDALKKYGGLDDELINNKELILKKLKKDGFEANEKLELGHLQAELFDNYVEDKLINPTFVIDFPISISPLSRRSDKDADIAERFELFIAGREIANGFNELNDPLDQYERFLRQIEAKNAGDEEACEMDEDFVNALGYAMAPTAGQGIGIDRLVMLLINKKSIRDVVLFPAMRPLKNEIKGE; encoded by the coding sequence ATGTTTGATAATATTTTAGAACAACAAAAAATTCAAAAAGCACAAGAGTTAAAAGAATTAGGAATCAACCCTTATCCGCATTTTTTAAAAAAAGAAATGAGTATAAGTGGATATAAGGCTAAATTTGCCTATATTAAAGATATAGAAAATCAGCGCGATGAAAACGCTCATGGGATATTAGCAGGAAGATTAAAGCTTCTTAGAATAGCTGGTAAATCAGTATTTGCCAATATAGAAGATGAGCAAGATAATTTACAAATTTATTTTAATCAAAACATTTTAGGGGAAGAATACTTTGCCGTTTTAAAAAAATATCTTGAAGTAGGGGATATTGTTTTGGTTAAAGGTTTTCCTTTTATGACTAAAACAGGAGAATTTAGTCTTCATGTAGAGCAAATTCAAATAGCCACAAAAGCTATAGTGCCTTTACCAGAAAAATATCATGGACTGACAGATATTGAGCAAAGATATAGAAAAAGATATCTTGATATGATTATGAATAGTGTGGTGAGAAAAGATTTTATTTTGCGCTCTAAAATCGTTTCTTATATTAGATCTTTTTTTGATAATAAAGGATTTTTGGAAGTTGAAACACCAATGATGCATCCTATTGCAGGAGGAGCAAATGCAAAACCTTTTGTGACTTATCACAATGCTTTGGGTGTGGAAAGATTTTTAAGAATTGCTCCAGAATTATATCTAAAACGTTTGATTGTAGGTGGTTTTGAAGCAGTTTATGAGATTAATAGATGTTTTAGAAATGAAGGGATGGATTTAACGCACAATCCTGAATTTACTACAATCGAGTTTTATTGGGCTTATCATAATTATCATGATTTAATGGATTTAACAGAAGAGCTTTTTGCTATGCTTTTAGATAAGTTAAATTTAGATAAAAAACTTGAATTTGATGAAAAAATAATTGATTTTTCTAAGCCATTTGAAAGAATTACTTATAAAGACGCATTAAAAAAATATGGTGGTTTGGATGATGAGCTTATTAACAATAAAGAATTAATCTTGAAAAAGCTAAAAAAAGATGGATTTGAAGCCAATGAAAAATTAGAATTAGGCCATTTGCAAGCTGAACTTTTTGATAATTATGTTGAAGATAAATTGATTAATCCTACTTTTGTGATAGATTTTCCTATTTCTATAAGTCCTTTATCTAGAAGAAGTGATAAAGATGCAGATATTGCTGAAAGATTTGAGTTGTTTATCGCAGGTAGAGAAATTGCTAATGGATTTAACGAGCTTAATGATCCACTAGATCAATATGAGAGATTTTTAAGGCAAATTGAAGCAAAAAATGCAGGTGATGAAGAAGCATGTGAAATGGATGAAGATTTTGTTAATGCATTAGGTTATGCTATGGCGCCAACTGCAGGACAAGGTATAGGAATAGATAGATTAGTTATGCTTTTAATTAATAAAAAATCAATTCGTGATGTAGTGCTTTTCCCAGCTATGAGACCACTTAAAAATGAGATAAAAGGAGAGTAA
- a CDS encoding CvpA family protein: MENFSWFDVFVLGLTAILGLKGLVSGLFKEIFGLLGIVGGVLLASRYAKEVAEIINNNFYTIENENLAIFAGFLVLLIVIWIACMALGNILSKIFSVSGLGFIDRIGGFLFGSAKIFLIFAILVACVNNIEFLNSSLEKYAKNSYTLDLLRQVGDFIMNTGFTQNGLDKIQEQIIDSNLSLNLEVNNAN; this comes from the coding sequence ATGGAAAATTTTTCTTGGTTTGATGTATTTGTTTTAGGTTTAACTGCGATTTTAGGCTTAAAAGGCTTGGTAAGTGGGTTGTTTAAAGAAATTTTTGGTTTATTAGGTATAGTTGGTGGGGTTTTACTTGCCTCAAGATATGCTAAAGAAGTAGCAGAAATTATCAATAATAATTTTTATACAATTGAAAATGAAAATCTTGCGATTTTTGCAGGATTTTTGGTTTTGTTAATTGTAATTTGGATAGCTTGTATGGCTTTAGGAAATATATTATCAAAGATTTTCAGTGTGAGTGGTCTTGGTTTTATAGATCGCATAGGTGGATTTTTATTTGGTAGTGCTAAAATATTTTTAATTTTTGCTATTTTGGTAGCTTGTGTTAATAATATAGAATTTTTAAATTCAAGCTTGGAAAAATATGCTAAAAATAGCTATACATTAGACTTGCTTAGACAAGTAGGTGATTTTATAATGAATACCGGTTTTACTCAAAATGGTTTAGATAAAATACAAGAACAAATTATAGATTCTAATTTAAGTCTAAATTTGGAGGTAAATAATGCAAATTGA
- a CDS encoding FAD-dependent oxidoreductase yields the protein MDQKHFDTVVIGGGISGAAAFYELARYTNIQNIALLEKYNSAATLNSHSTSNSQTIHCGDIETNYTLEKAKKVKTTADMIVKYGLLQNAQNKFMYSHQKLALAVGDKECEYMKNRYEEFKELYPYIKFYTKNDIKQIEPNVVLGEDGLNDRADNIVAMGVEEGEIYTTVDFGLMSQNLIEQACKQGKNTHVAYNQEVIFIEKKDDIFYIKTKDFKKYSAKSIIVNAGAHSLFLAHKMGIGLDKSCFPVAGSFYMAKRKILNGKVYMVQNPKLPFAALHGDPDLLANMNTRFGPTALVIPMLERYHGFKSLPEFFKTLNLDMNVIKICFNLFKDSTIRNYILYNYLFEIPYINKKLFAKNAKKIVPSLKTDDIYYAKKIGGVRPQVLNKKAGELMLGEASITEIPGIIFNMTPSPGATSCLGNGYRDAKLICQYLGANFNEDLFASELL from the coding sequence ATGGATCAAAAACATTTTGATACCGTGGTAATTGGCGGTGGGATTTCTGGTGCTGCAGCATTTTATGAGCTAGCTAGATATACAAATATTCAAAATATTGCTTTGTTAGAAAAATATAATAGCGCTGCAACTTTAAATAGTCATAGCACAAGCAATTCACAAACTATCCACTGTGGTGATATAGAAACAAACTATACTTTAGAAAAAGCAAAAAAAGTTAAAACAACAGCAGATATGATAGTTAAATATGGTCTTTTGCAAAACGCACAAAATAAATTCATGTACTCACATCAAAAACTTGCACTTGCAGTTGGGGATAAAGAATGCGAGTACATGAAAAATAGATATGAAGAATTTAAAGAACTATATCCTTATATTAAATTTTATACCAAAAATGATATTAAACAAATAGAACCTAATGTTGTATTAGGTGAAGATGGTCTCAATGATAGAGCAGATAATATAGTAGCTATGGGCGTAGAAGAAGGTGAAATTTATACCACAGTAGATTTTGGATTAATGAGTCAAAATCTTATAGAACAAGCTTGTAAACAAGGTAAAAATACCCATGTAGCTTATAACCAGGAAGTTATTTTTATAGAAAAAAAAGATGATATTTTTTATATCAAAACAAAAGATTTTAAAAAATATAGTGCAAAATCTATTATAGTAAATGCAGGAGCGCATTCTTTATTTTTAGCACATAAAATGGGTATAGGATTAGATAAGTCTTGCTTTCCGGTAGCAGGAAGTTTTTACATGGCAAAAAGAAAAATTTTAAATGGTAAAGTTTATATGGTACAAAATCCAAAACTACCATTTGCTGCGCTACACGGCGATCCTGATTTATTAGCTAATATGAATACACGCTTTGGCCCTACTGCTTTAGTTATTCCTATGCTAGAAAGATATCATGGTTTTAAATCACTACCTGAATTTTTCAAAACACTTAACTTAGATATGAATGTAATTAAAATTTGTTTTAATCTTTTTAAGGATTCTACTATTAGAAATTATATTCTTTATAATTATTTATTTGAAATTCCTTATATCAATAAAAAACTTTTTGCAAAAAATGCCAAAAAAATAGTTCCTAGTTTAAAAACAGATGATATTTACTATGCTAAAAAAATTGGCGGAGTTCGTCCACAGGTACTTAATAAAAAAGCAGGAGAATTAATGCTTGGAGAAGCAAGTATCACTGAAATTCCAGGTATAATTTTCAATATGACACCAAGTCCAGGTGCTACAAGCTGTCTTGGTAATGGTTATAGAGATGCAAAACTTATTTGTCAATATTTAGGTGCTAATTTTAATGAGGATTTATTTGCTAGCGAACTGCTATAA